One segment of Bradyrhizobium sp. CB2312 DNA contains the following:
- a CDS encoding DUF423 domain-containing protein, protein MLAHRLLIGLAGLMGAVGVALAAASAHGADASRLAAASAMLLFHATAILATAALLARGLLHGGIGLIAAFGFVIGAALFAGDLTLRQYAGHSLFPMAAPTGGTVMILGWLAVTLSAVAAKRSP, encoded by the coding sequence ATGCTGGCGCACCGCCTGCTGATTGGGCTTGCCGGTTTGATGGGCGCCGTCGGCGTCGCGCTGGCCGCCGCCTCCGCGCACGGCGCGGATGCGAGCCGGCTTGCCGCCGCCAGCGCCATGCTGCTGTTTCATGCGACTGCCATACTCGCGACCGCGGCCCTGCTCGCGCGCGGCCTTCTGCATGGCGGAATTGGGCTCATTGCCGCATTCGGTTTCGTGATCGGCGCGGCGCTGTTCGCGGGCGACCTCACCTTGCGGCAATATGCCGGGCACTCGCTGTTTCCCATGGCCGCACCGACCGGCGGGACGGTGATGATTTTGGGCTGGCTCGCGGTGACGCTGTCCGCGGTGGCGGCGAAGCGCAGTCCGTAG
- the yihA gene encoding ribosome biogenesis GTP-binding protein YihA/YsxC, which translates to MDEKRDERLIEAGRKLFARDWQFIWASPSIQTLPPMAGLEIAFAGRSNVGKSSLINALTGRNALARTSHTPGRTQELIFFEVPGKSDLRLVDMPGYGYAKAPKSQVASWTELIHKFLLGRASLARVYVLIDARHGLKDVDLEVLKTLDRSAVSYQIVLTKADQVKASELQSRIAETEAALAKHPAAFPNVLATSSRSSTGMAELRAAMAKLLEERAS; encoded by the coding sequence ATGGACGAGAAGAGAGACGAGCGACTGATCGAAGCCGGACGAAAGCTGTTCGCGCGCGACTGGCAGTTCATCTGGGCCTCGCCGTCGATTCAAACGCTGCCGCCGATGGCGGGGCTGGAGATCGCCTTTGCCGGACGGTCCAATGTCGGCAAGTCCAGCCTGATCAACGCGCTCACCGGTCGCAATGCGCTGGCACGCACCTCGCATACGCCGGGCCGCACCCAGGAGTTGATCTTCTTCGAGGTCCCCGGGAAGAGCGACCTCCGCCTCGTTGACATGCCCGGCTACGGCTATGCCAAGGCGCCGAAGAGCCAGGTCGCGTCCTGGACCGAGCTGATCCACAAATTCCTGCTGGGCCGCGCCAGCCTCGCGCGCGTCTACGTGCTGATCGACGCGCGGCATGGGCTGAAGGACGTCGATCTCGAAGTCCTGAAGACGCTCGATCGCTCCGCGGTCAGCTACCAGATCGTGCTGACCAAGGCCGACCAGGTGAAGGCCTCCGAGCTGCAATCACGCATCGCCGAGACCGAGGCCGCATTGGCAAAGCATCCGGCCGCGTTCCCGAACGTGCTCGCGACCTCCTCGCGCAGCTCAACCGGCATGGCCGAGCTGCGCGCCGCGATGGCGAAGCTGCTGGAAGAGCGGGCGTCGTGA